TCtcttttagaaagaaaaaagtaAGTTTTATATGATTTATTGCCTTTTGAGGAGAAAAGTATTAAACACTAGTCCATTCATGCAGTACATCTAGATGATTTCAATGTTATGAACCACTGATCATTTACTTGAAGCAATGAAGCATAAAATTGTGAACTTTTGAGGATGTAAAATTTTGCAAAAGCAAGTGAATCTTTTTTAACCAATTTGTCCCCCCCATAGAAAAAGATTGAATAGATTAACTACATTCTGTCACGGTATCTAGAATCATTTCTTCTTTCAAAGATTTTCTCTTTTAGAATGTAACAAAGAAAGCTTCATATAACAAAGTGAAAAATATTCCTAGAGTCATTCCTATATTGACAATTAACCAGATAACAGGTGAGTTGGGCTGAAAATAACTAGTCCCATCAAAATCCACATACAATGCTTTAACATTGCACTAAATAACCACATGTATGACTGTAAGCTAAGCATCAAATCAATAGAACTAATCACTAAACAAAATTCCCACAATTATTTAATAATGAGAAAAACAGACATACCAGCCACGCAGCTTCATTTTGAAGTGCAGATGGTATGTCCAAATGTTGAGGCCTCAAGAAGGTTTGCAATAAAGATATCTTCTCTGAGATCTCTGCATCAATCTTGACATCCTCAGGAGTGGAAGCAAAGGTCCGCGAATGTAATTTGGTCATCACATATTTCTCTAGACCCTGCAGTAATTAACACATATTTCTCAAAAAAAGATTGCCATTATTAAGTACGAAATAGttagaataaataaaagaaaagtaatAGCAAGTGGAAGAATACCTCCAAGGCATTATCAGTTTCATCATCGGACGAGGATGCCCATAAAGGATGATCCCTTATAGCATCTTCCATTGTCTGGAAGAACTCTTGTATTCTTTTCCCATCAGTTTCAGGGTTTGACGCAGTATATGAAAACGATACAATGAAGCTGAAATCAAAGGAAATCAGTAACTCaaaacctatatatatatatatataaacctaaAGTAGCATTAGAGaagttagattttaaaatttggaCTTAAAAATAGCGTAAATTGAATGATAACTTACAAAGCATCCGTGATTATTTCTCAAATCTATAGATTTGATGCCTATTTAGCAATGAATTTTAAATTACTAAGGAATTTATGAATACTTTCCATCGAAACCTACTTAATTTATTCATACTTCATGTATTTCATTCTTAcgatatatacatatcaaatcaaatccaAATTCATAGTTTCAAACATAACAGAAATTCATTACAAAACCTTAAAAGCGAACTAAACtactaaattaaacaaaaaatggAGAGATAAAAACCTCTTGATGGAGCGAACGAGATCGAGAGAAGCAGGGTTTCGCATTCGGTCGAGAAAAGAATCGAACGGCGAGGAGTGTGTGACGGTCTCCATTTCTTTTATTGAATGATATAAACAAAAATCTCAAATACTTGATTGAGTTTGAATCACAAACGAATCAAAGTCGCCTTTAGAATCTGATAGATTCTGATGAAGAAATAGAAACTGAAATAAGAACGAAGCCATAGATAAACGGGGCcgagaaattagaaaaatcttaAGTCAAAGTAGCGACCAATCAGTTTCTCACCGAGTTAGTTTTTTATGTAATGTTGGACTGTTAGGTTTTTATCACGTGATGCGGTGATGCGGAGCACGCAGTCATAGTGCATAAAAAATTGCGGTCATTTCGCAAAACAATTTGTTTAGTTAAATTGTGCTATTGGTCCTTCTCTTATGGGTAAGTTGTGAATTTAATCTATGTACTTTAATTTAGTTTACTGTAGGCCTTGTACTTTTCGAATTGGTGAAagttagtccttgtacttttttAATTATAAAGTTTTAGTCCTTTTCTAACTGTAGCAATTAAATTCATTTGGTTAAACTTTGCAATTAGTCACGTACCTTGTGCATGTTcttagaatttcaccattttggGGCCAAGGCCACCATCTGCCCCTATGTTCCTTGAATGTAATGTCAACTTACCATTTTTAAATATTACCCCCCCAAAAAAGTTTGTTATTAGATTTAACGTGgatgattgaatcaaaattaaaatttcaaaatttgacaaATACATGGACTAAGAATGATCTTGTAGccctttcaaaattaaaaaattataagttaGTCTAATTGTAAGTTTACACTTTGGCTCTAAAAAAATTATGATTCATCTCTAACCtcaatttaattttatacttcGTGCTTAATTACATTACAAATGTGATAATATATTTGTCATATTAAAGTTTGGAAATAGTGGCtagatttaatgaatttaatagctaTATTTTAGTTAGAATATAAATCTCAAAATTCAAAAACTAcattttgctattgattttgtAAGCTGTGGTTCAATCCCTGTtttaaatttagtcatttttagtcattgtacttttcgagttttgaaattttaatcctAACCCAATTAGTGGTCGTTAAATGTATTAACTAAAACAATGTAACTTCTCCATGTGTATTATGTGCAACTAATAAGCTTATAAATAACATTTAACATGTGATAGTATGTTTGTTGCGTAgttttttaaaatatcacgattTAGCTTAATCAATTCAACTATTGTTATTTTGTttaggactaaaattttaaaattcgaaaataacaagattaaaatgatcaaattaaattaTAGAGGTTAACAACAAAGTATCATATTTTAACCATAAACCTATTATATGCCTTAAAATCTAAATATTTCAGAGTGAATTGGTGATCAAATCAGTCAAATCATCAATTTTCGATTCAATCGATCTAATTaatttgatcaaataaatcattaaataatgcataaaaataaaaaaaaatagggaaaaatccattcatttaatattttaatcgaTTTTAAGTTCAATTTAATGGTTTCATAGATTAACTAATCTAACCTCTCTAATTGAATCGAACCTGTACACAAATGAATTTCATGTCCAACCAGTCTCATCCGCAGATATGGTTGGAAGAATATTGCTTAAATCCATAAAGCCCATTTTAACCCGTGGCTAGCATTGTTAAGATTACAACAACTCAAAAGTCAATACAAAAATGACGAAACACTAATTAATATTCAATATTTCTGTTTTTGCCAAAGGCAAAAAGGAGTACACATCAAATACAGAAATTTTAGCTTAAAAAAGCAGTAGCAAACATTTTATTGATCTTTATAACTCACGGTGACATTTTCACAAACACTTTTATTGATTATATTAACCTCAGTGACATTTCCACAAACACTTGTTAACCAGCTACAGTTTACAAGGCGATAATGGAGGTCCACACAAACAATCGTTTCCCACAAATGAAGAAACAGGAAATTTGTTCTTGGGAAGCTGCCCGCACAGATGGTTATAACTCACATTCAATTTATTGAACCCAGTAATCGCCGCAGGAACCTTGCCGTACACCAAATTCCGTGATatatccaactctttcagtgTTTTAACGATTCTCAATTTCCCCAAATCGAACTTCAACTTATTCCTGGCGGCCTTAAATTCCACCAAGAAATCCGTTCGATTCAATAAATCAACTGGGCTACCTGTTATCTCATTCTCCGATAAATCAATGTAGTCATAAAAGTAAGTTTCCGCTGGCTTCCAAGTGTCTAAGTTCATTTTAATCCCACACTTTGCTAGCTTGAGTGAATATATGATCGGAGATGAAGTGACCCATTTTGGGATTTCTTTGAGATGGAAGTTGTTATACGATAAATCCAGTGATTCAATGCCTTTCACATTCATTTGGGGAAATGGGTCGTTTAGAGAATTGTGAGAAAGGTCCAAGTTGAAAATTTTGGTTAAGTTTGAAAATGTTTTAGGTACTACCCCTGTGAATGAATTCCATGAAAGATCTAAAGTGTCCAATGCTTTGAACTTTCCGAGATAACTCGGTATTTGCCCTGACAGACGATTATGGCCCAACTCAAGGTACGCCAATTTCGGTGCCAAAGACAATATTGATTCTGGGATTTTCCCCGAAAATTCATTATGGGAAAGTCTAAGAATTCTAAGATCGGTGAACGATTTGAAAATATCCGGAATGGTACCCATCAGCTTGTTTTGTTCTAAACTCAGGTAACTAAGGTTCCTAATCTGTTTAATCCCCGCCGGGAAATGACCGGAGAATTCATTTTTCCCAAGAACCAACTGAGTTAACTGAGTCAACTCGGAGATAGAACTCGGTATGGATCCAGTGAACCGATTCCCTTCAAGACTCAAGGCCCCAAGTTGTTTTAACTTACCAATATTCACAGGTAAGGGTCCCGAAAGCTTACTGTTCTCAATGTAAACAAATAAGAGTTTGGGTAACCCGAAAAGAAGATCCGGAAAAGGACCCGAAATATTCCTTAGGTTAACAAAGTAAATACCGTCTagattttggacttttacaaggGAAGAAGAGATTGTACCCGTCAAGTAGCTGTCGGGTTTATCAACTTGCCCGTAAAGAGAAATAGTGGTGACCCGATTGTTTTCACGGCAATTTATACCCGCCCAATTACAACAATCCGTACCCGATTTCCATGAACTGAGCATGCCTGACGGGTCCTGGGTGATACCCGATTTGAAGGCTAAGAGGCCTTTTTCATCATCCACGTGGCAAGCGGCTGAAGTGATCTTGATGGAATGGACGGTCAGGATTGAAAGAATAATGAAAGGGGTCTTCCATGGTAGTGAAGGAGAAAGGTGGTTGTTCTTCTTCATGGTTTTGTGAGAGGGGATTTTGTGTTGTGTGTCGATTAAAAGAGGGCTTTATTATAAGTGTGGGTGTGTGGGTAAGGTGGCTAAGGACAGTAAATGAGGTGGGTCAATTCAAGGGTGTCGGCTACTGTTGAAGGTCAAACCATGGGGCTGAAAGCTGGCTAAAGGTGGTGTATGGATTACATGTATTTGGATAATAGCCGAAAGAGGAGAACGACACCTATGCATATGATATATATGCAAATGAtatatatgcaaattcaactatACGTACTTAACACGTAAATTTGGATATGATTTTGTATACAAATATCAAGCAATGCGGGAAGTAATTGTTAGACACATTATATCTTTAAAAGAAAgtaaatgtttaaaaatttaaagaacataTTATTAAGACGTAATTATGAATATCTGATATTGACTGCAATATAAACATAAAGAATATCAAAAAATAATAATGAGTGTGATTCTTGACGCTAAATCAAAAATCTGATGTTAGgcttaaaataaagttttaaaaa
Above is a genomic segment from Gossypium arboreum isolate Shixiya-1 chromosome 8, ASM2569848v2, whole genome shotgun sequence containing:
- the LOC108467538 gene encoding receptor-like protein 38, producing the protein MKKNNHLSPSLPWKTPFIILSILTVHSIKITSAACHVDDEKGLLAFKSGITQDPSGMLSSWKSGTDCCNWAGINCRENNRVTTISLYGQVDKPDSYLTGTISSSLVKVQNLDGIYFVNLRNISGPFPDLLFGLPKLLFVYIENSKLSGPLPVNIGKLKQLGALSLEGNRFTGSIPSSISELTQLTQLVLGKNEFSGHFPAGIKQIRNLSYLSLEQNKLMGTIPDIFKSFTDLRILRLSHNEFSGKIPESILSLAPKLAYLELGHNRLSGQIPSYLGKFKALDTLDLSWNSFTGVVPKTFSNLTKIFNLDLSHNSLNDPFPQMNVKGIESLDLSYNNFHLKEIPKWVTSSPIIYSLKLAKCGIKMNLDTWKPAETYFYDYIDLSENEITGSPVDLLNRTDFLVEFKAARNKLKFDLGKLRIVKTLKELDISRNLVYGKVPAAITGFNKLNVSYNHLCGQLPKNKFPVSSFVGNDCLCGPPLSPCKL